GAGTATTGTCGCCTATATCTCTAAAAAATTTTAATGCGGCTTTTTTTGTGACAATATTATTTCTTGTCAAAGTTGATGGACGCATGTGATTGCTTACTAAAAATACCGCAGTTTCAATATCATTTTTACTGGATTTGAGAGAAAACATAATTTCTTTTACTTTTCCGGCTCCCAATTCTTCGTGTCCTAAAAAGTGCATTTTGCCATTTTCAAATTTCGCTGTTTCAGGTTTTGCGCTGTCATGGAAAAGAGCGGCAAATTTTAAAAGACTCTCTCTTGTGATGTTCTCGGAAAAAGTGGCATTATTATCAAAATGTTTTTGCATGTCGGTATAATTTTCAGGGAAGTACTTTTTTAAATTATTGAGGATGTTTTCTGCCGATTCCACAGTCTCAAAAGAATGCTGAAACAGTCCTCCCGGATGATAATAATATTTTCTGCATGTTTTTTTCATTTTCTTGATTTCAGCGAAAATCTCAGAAAGCAGTCCGCAGTCATCCATATCTTTAATTAAAGCTGCAGAATTTTTTACCGACAAGCAAAAACATTTTGATAATAATGCCACTTTTTCCGAGAACATCACAAGAGAGAGTCTTTTAAAATTTGCCGCTCTTTTCCATGACAGCGCAAAACCTGAAACAGCGAAATTTGAAAATGGCAAAATGCACTTTTTAGGACACGAAGAATTGGGAGCCGGAAAAGTAAAAGAAATTATGTTTTCTCTCAAATCCAGTAAAAATGATATGCTTTTTAAAATTTTTAAAGTTCTTTAAATTGAAAGCTGTTGCATTAATGGTAAAATCCCTGTTTTGAAGATCCTGTTCTATGGTTTTGCCGTTAAAGAGAGAAATGTCTATATTTGTGATAACATCGTCTTTAAGAATTATTCTATAAGTTTTTCTTGTGTCATTTAAAGTGATAAGCTTTGAGTTAAATACATCTGCAATTTTTTTAGAGTATTTCAAAGCGTTTCTACTAACTGCTAAGTCAATATCAATAGGACTGCGTTTTAAAAGCAGATCTCTTGAAAATCCTCCGGTAGCATAAATATCAAAATCTTTTGACAAATTGTTGATTTTTTTAATAAGCTTATTCAATATTGTGGTTCGACTCCGCCGTATTATTTATGCCTCGGGATTGACAATTACGCTGACAGAGTAACTAAGAAATACTTTGTTTATAGCGTCAAGTACATTTTGTGCTGTAATTTTTTCCATTTGTTTAAGATATTCATTGTCATATTCGCAACCCTGTCCGACAATTTCCCGCCAGCCGTAATAATAAGACTGTTTACTTACGGTCTGCCTGCTCATAATATAAAGACCTTTTATATACGTTTTAGTATTTTTTAATTCCTCTTCGTCAACTTTTAGAGTGCAGAAATCTTTCAAAATTTTATCTGTCTTTTTTAAGGTTAACTCAATATTTTTCTTGTCAAGCCCTATATAAACTGCAAGATAGCTTTCTGCTTTTCTCGGTGTATATACAGCACCTACTTCATAGGCAAGTCCAAGATTTTCCCTTAACTCGACAAAAAGTCTGCTTGTCATCTTTCCGCCTAAAATAGCATTTGCAACTTTAATTGAAACAAAATCTTTGCTGGAAATAGCGGGAGCGGGAAATCCCGTATATATGTAAGCCTGATTAAATTTTCCTTTGATTTCTTTTTTAATTGATTCGTGCTGTTTTATGTTGAAGACAGGTTTTTCAACTTTTTTGCCATCGGGAACCGACGCAAAATACTTTTCTAAAGACTCTTTTACAATGTTTTTGCCTATGTTTCCGGCAACCGAAATCAAAATATTTGAGGTATTATAGGAATATCTGTGCCAATCTGCCAGATCTTTACAGCTGATTTTTGAAACGGTTTCTTTTGCACCTAAAACAGGCATTGCATAAGACGTGTTATGGTAAAACAATTTTGCAAACTCATCGTAAGCGATGTTTCCGATATTGTCTCTGCGGCAACTCAGAGCCGCTATAACATTCTGTTTTTCAAAAGATAATTCTTTTTCATCAAATGCTGGATTTAATACTGCATCTGCAAGAATGTCTGCGGCTTTGTCAAAATATTCCGAGAGAAAGGTCATACTGAGTAATGCTGTATCGTAATCCGCATCGCCGGACAAATCTGCTCCTATGCTTTCTGTCTCGTTTGCAAGGATTTCATTGGACCGATTTTTTGTGGACTGTGTCATAAGTTTTGCAGTAAGATACGATATTCCGGCATTATCTGAAGTCTCGTTTATAACTGAAACAGGGGTGAATATTCTCATTGAAACAACATTGACTCCACTGGTTTTATTGAATACGACCTTGATATTATTGCTAAGCCTAAAACTTTCCATTTTGCCTCCAGACACATTTTATGCGAGCAACATTTTACGCCAAAACATAATTTTAAGCAAAATTGTCAATCAAAGCAAAAGCGTATTTTCATTTATTTCTGGCTTTAGACAGTTGCTGCTGAAGGCAATAATGCTATATTGGAAACTGTTGCGGGAGAATAGTATTTCTTGAAGAAATTGATGATATCGCTGACTGTCATACTTTCTATTTTTTTCATATGTTCCGTTACAAATTTAGGATTGTCCATTAAGTGCCAGTACCCGATGTTATCGGCGGTGCCAAAAGGAGTTTCAAGGGAAAAATTCCAGTTTGTTTTTATTGAAAGTGTTGCTCTATTTAATTCTTCTTCCGCAATACCGCCGTCGATAATATATTCAATTTGTTTTTTGATTTCATCTTTTATTTTTTTGAGATTTTTAGAATCAAAAACAGATATGATACAGATATTTCCAGTTCCTTTTTCAGTCATAAAGTAAGAATCTGTCGAATATACAAGATGTTTTTTTTCATACAGCGCTTTATACAGTCTTGAACTTTTTCCGCTGCCCAAGATATTTACAGCCGTGTCTGCAGTATAGATATCTTCCTCATTTATAGCAGGTCCTAGAAATCCGGTAAGCATATATCCCGTTTCAACTTTTCCGTATTCAATTATATCTTTTCCGTCATGGACTTTTTCAAAAAGCATCGGATCCGGAGACGCAGACTGCTCCTCAAATTTTCCGAAAGTTTCGCCGATAAGTTTCTCTACGGCGGTTTCATCAAAATTTCCCGATACAACAACAATCATTTTTGCCGGAATATAATGAGTTTTGTAATAACCGTATATTTCTTCTCTCGAAACATTTGCAACAACCTGCGGTGTTCCTATAATGCTGTTTTTCAGCGCGCTTGCTTCATAAACAGTTTCATAAAACTTTTCATAAATAACAGCTGCGGGATTATCAGAATGTCTTTGGATTTCTTCAATTACAACTTTTCTTTCTCTGTCAATTTCATCCTGCGGGAAAAGCGGGTTTTGCATAGCGTCCGCAAGCATTTTTATACTTTCTCCCAATCCGTCTTTTTGTATATTTATATAGTACATTGTAAATTCTTTTGCGGTAGCAGCGTTTATATATCCGCCCATATTTTCAACATTTCTGCCCATTAAATCCCCTCTGTAATTTTTACTGCCTTTAAACATCAAATGTTCTAAAAAGTGGGACAGTCCCGACTGAAACGGTTTTTCGTCAACGGAACCCACTCTTACAAAAACAATTGCTGTTGCCGTCAGAGTATTTTTATTGTTTATTAAAATAGACGTAAGTCCGTTTTCGTATTTCACAGTTTTTGCTCCATTTTAAACAGCACTTTAAATAAGAAAATGTTTTTTTAAAGACATTTATATATCTTTTGTTCTGGAACTAAAAGACCTTGTATTTATTTTATATAGGTTTAAAGATGTATATATTTTAGCAATTTTTGCATGGATATCAGCGGAAATATTGCACAAAAACAGGGATTTAATCTGAAGAATTTTAACAGTTTTGTTTTTTCAATGCAAATCATCGTCGCGCAATCGGGAAAGTTCTTTATTTTTTTCTTGCTGTTCAACTCCTCAGAAACGGTTAAAGGTTTTATCTATGACAAACGCATATTCTTATTTTTAGGAGAAACTCTTTTTAGACAGATTAGCGTCAGACTCTCAATTAGATTCTTGTAGCAGTTAGATATAAATATGCACCATTTCAAGCTGATGAGAAATTTATTCCGTCGGACTTTAAGATTTTTATTTTTTTCGCGATATTATCATAATTACATTTTAACGAAAAAAACAGCTTTATCATGTGAGAGAGCACAGCCTTTATATCTTTCCTGTAGTTATCGTAAGGGGAGCGTTGTGAAAAATAATGTATATTATAATTTGTCAAAAAACTACTGTAAAAACGAGGGAATATAGGAGACATAATCGTAAAAGAGAACTGCTTTTCTTTATAGATTCAGCCTTTTGACGTGAAAGTTAAAAGGAGATTTTATATATTTCTCTCAATGCAAGATCAATAGTATCATCTTTTAAAGTTTCTTTCCAGTCTAAAAGCATTCTTCAAGATATTCTAATTGGACAAGCTTTTTCTTTTTCGTTAATTAATGTCTGTTCCTCTAATTTTTCAGCAGCAATCTAATTTTTTGTTGACTTGACAAAAATTTTGATGTCGGGTATAAGAATTTTTTATTAACCGCTATATCGTATTGTTTTTGTAAAGTGTTATGCGTAAGTTGTTTTCTGGATATAATACTATAGTTAATCTGCAAACCGGGTATTATTTTTTATATCTGCACACCCGCTAAAACAGAAAAAGATGAGGCATGACACAACATGACAATATAAATTTTTTTACTGCTTTGAAAATAATTAGCGACTGCAAACTTTTAACAACTCTAAATTTAATCAAGTTTATAATGCCTCTGAAAACTTGACAATTTTTAATTCTGAAAATACGCTTCAGTTTTATGAAAAACTACAAAAAAATCTTGAGCATTGATTGTCATCTATATATCTGTTATAGGTTTAAACTTAGGAACGAGCAGTTTCATTATACACCATGCCAACAAATAGGCAATTGCGCAAAAAGCAAACATTATAGTATATCCTGTCTCAATATGTCCTAATGTGCTGTAATGATCAAACAGCCAGCCGCCGGCTTTGGAAATAATTACGCCGCTGATACTGCCTGCCATTCCGCCGATGCCGGTTACTGAAGCTACAACTTTTTTAGGAAACATATCTGACACTGTAGTAAAAAGGTTTGCCGACCATGCTTGGTGAGCCGATGTTCCGATTCCTATCAGCAAAATAGGCCACCAATAGCTGATACTGCTTAACGGCTGCGCTAACAGCACTACAAGGGGGAATATTGCTATGACAATCATAGCTGCCATGCGGGCAGGATACATATTCATACCCTTATTGACAAAATAAGCGGGCAACCATCCTCCGCCTATGCTGCCCATCATCGTCATAGTGTACAGCACCGCAAGAGGCATCATAAGCTGCGTACCTGCCATACCATAGTATGATTTAAGGAAAACCGGTAGCCAAAATAAAAAAAACCACCAAACGCAATCTGTAAAAAATTTGCCTATGACAAAAGACCAAGTCTGTCTGTATGCGAGAAGACGAAACCAGCGGACTTTGTTTTTGCTGCTTTTCTCTTTGACATCATTTTCAACAGGTTGTTCTTTCGTATCGCTGTGTATATAGTTATACTCGGCTTTGTTTATTTTCCTTTTTTTCAAAAGTTTTTCTGGACTGTCATAGTAGTATTTCCAAAAGACTATCCATAAAAATCCTGTTGCCCCTACTATAATGAATGCGTATTCCCAGCCAAAGTATTCTGCTATAAGAGGCACGCTGAGCGGTGCAACAACAGCTCCGATATTAGCGCCGGAATTGAAAATGCCTGTCGCAAAGGAACGTTCTTTTTTAGGAAACCATTCGGCTGTTGTTTTAATAGCTGAGGGGAAATTTCCAGATTCGCCTACGCCCAGTACAAAACGCGCAAATATGAAACCTACTACAGACACTGGCATCATCACTATGCCGAAAACGGAAAGCAAAGGTGACAATGCGTTGCCTATGCCGTTTGCAAAAGCGTGTATCATAGAGCCTATTGACCATAATATTAATGCCCATGCGTAGCCTTTTTTAGTGCCGAGCCGGTCTATAAACCTGCCTGCAAAAAGCAGGGCTATAGCGTAACAAAACTGAAAAGCTGAAGTAATGTTAGCATAATCGCTGTAAGTCCAGTGAAACTTTTCCGACAAATACGGCTGCAGCAGGCTTAAGACCTGCCTATCTACATAATTTATCGTGGTGGCAAAAAAAAGCAATGCACAGATAGTCCATCTGTAATTAGTCATTTTTTGATTGGTTGTACCGGCGTCGGAAAGAGTTTCATTTTGTGCCATTTATGATCTCCTATCTTAAAAAGTAATTCCTTTACCTGCGATAGTAAGAAAATATTAGAAATCAAAGCTTAAATTTAAAATAACGCACGGCGTTGTCATAAGAAATATCGGAAACTATTTTGGAAAGTATTTTGACATCGTAGGGATATTCGCCGTTTTCAACCCAGCTACCTATCAAATCGCAGAGAATACGTCTGAAATATTCATGCCTTGTATAAGACAGGAAACTGCGTGAATCGGTAAGCATGCCTACAAAGTTGCTTAAAATACCTAAATTGGCAAGAGAAGTAAGCTGTTCCGTTATGCCGGGTTTGTGATCGTTAAACCACCATGCAGCACCCTGCTGTA
This genomic interval from Candidatus Endomicrobiellum trichonymphae contains the following:
- a CDS encoding HDIG domain-containing metalloprotein, producing MISAKISESSPQSSISLIKAAEFFTDKQKHFDNNATFSENITRESLLKFAALFHDSAKPETAKFENGKMHFLGHEELGAGKVKEIMFSLKSSKNDMLFKIFKVL
- a CDS encoding M16 family metallopeptidase, which encodes MKYENGLTSILINNKNTLTATAIVFVRVGSVDEKPFQSGLSHFLEHLMFKGSKNYRGDLMGRNVENMGGYINAATAKEFTMYYINIQKDGLGESIKMLADAMQNPLFPQDEIDRERKVVIEEIQRHSDNPAAVIYEKFYETVYEASALKNSIIGTPQVVANVSREEIYGYYKTHYIPAKMIVVVSGNFDETAVEKLIGETFGKFEEQSASPDPMLFEKVHDGKDIIEYGKVETGYMLTGFLGPAINEEDIYTADTAVNILGSGKSSRLYKALYEKKHLVYSTDSYFMTEKGTGNICIISVFDSKNLKKIKDEIKKQIEYIIDGGIAEEELNRATLSIKTNWNFSLETPFGTADNIGYWHLMDNPKFVTEHMKKIESMTVSDIINFFKKYYSPATVSNIALLPSAATV
- a CDS encoding M16 family metallopeptidase; its protein translation is MESFRLSNNIKVVFNKTSGVNVVSMRIFTPVSVINETSDNAGISYLTAKLMTQSTKNRSNEILANETESIGADLSGDADYDTALLSMTFLSEYFDKAADILADAVLNPAFDEKELSFEKQNVIAALSCRRDNIGNIAYDEFAKLFYHNTSYAMPVLGAKETVSKISCKDLADWHRYSYNTSNILISVAGNIGKNIVKESLEKYFASVPDGKKVEKPVFNIKQHESIKKEIKGKFNQAYIYTGFPAPAISSKDFVSIKVANAILGGKMTSRLFVELRENLGLAYEVGAVYTPRKAESYLAVYIGLDKKNIELTLKKTDKILKDFCTLKVDEEELKNTKTYIKGLYIMSRQTVSKQSYYYGWREIVGQGCEYDNEYLKQMEKITAQNVLDAINKVFLSYSVSVIVNPEA
- a CDS encoding MFS transporter; this encodes MAQNETLSDAGTTNQKMTNYRWTICALLFFATTINYVDRQVLSLLQPYLSEKFHWTYSDYANITSAFQFCYAIALLFAGRFIDRLGTKKGYAWALILWSIGSMIHAFANGIGNALSPLLSVFGIVMMPVSVVGFIFARFVLGVGESGNFPSAIKTTAEWFPKKERSFATGIFNSGANIGAVVAPLSVPLIAEYFGWEYAFIIVGATGFLWIVFWKYYYDSPEKLLKKRKINKAEYNYIHSDTKEQPVENDVKEKSSKNKVRWFRLLAYRQTWSFVIGKFFTDCVWWFFLFWLPVFLKSYYGMAGTQLMMPLAVLYTMTMMGSIGGGWLPAYFVNKGMNMYPARMAAMIVIAIFPLVVLLAQPLSSISYWWPILLIGIGTSAHQAWSANLFTTVSDMFPKKVVASVTGIGGMAGSISGVIISKAGGWLFDHYSTLGHIETGYTIMFAFCAIAYLLAWCIMKLLVPKFKPITDI
- a CDS encoding HD domain-containing protein, with the protein product MDDCGLLSEIFAEIKKMKKTCRKYYYHPGGLFQHSFETVESAENILNNLKKYFPENYTDMQKHFDNNATFSENITRESLLKFAALFHDSAKPETAKFENGKMHFLGHEELGAGKVKEIMFSLKSSKNDIETAVFLVSNHMRPSTLTRNNIVTKKAALKFFRDIGDNTPDLLVISMSDWHSYKKLKVFSSKELKLQEKSVRELLKYYYELKNAEPLSKIIDGNIIMKKFNLKPGPWIGELLNFATETQLEGKIFNTDEALKIVFSKLTHIKKKYKL